One window from the genome of Prochlorococcus marinus CUG1438 encodes:
- the menB gene encoding 1,4-dihydroxy-2-naphthoyl-CoA synthase — MKVLPGKTTLNWSECKSYEDILFHTSDEGIARIAINRPEKRNAFRPQTVDELINAFNTVRNDETIGVVLFTGAGPDKKGIYSFCSGGDQSVRGENGYKNDEGKQRLNVLELQRLIRSLPKVVIALVPGFAIGGGQVLHLICDLSIASENAIFGQTGPRVGSFDAGFGSSYLARLVGQRKAKEIWFLCRKYNSKEALKMGLINAITKIEELEAEGVIWAREILRNSPTAIRILKASFNAENDGIAGIQELSGYTTQLFYSTEEAQEGRDAFLEKRPPDFSDYKWTP; from the coding sequence ATGAAAGTATTACCTGGTAAAACAACTTTAAATTGGTCAGAGTGCAAATCTTATGAGGATATATTGTTTCACACATCAGATGAGGGAATTGCGAGAATTGCAATTAATCGGCCTGAGAAAAGAAATGCATTTAGGCCACAAACTGTAGATGAACTCATTAACGCATTTAATACCGTAAGAAATGATGAAACTATTGGCGTAGTTCTTTTTACAGGTGCAGGACCTGATAAAAAAGGTATTTATTCTTTTTGCTCTGGAGGTGATCAGAGTGTAAGGGGTGAGAATGGATATAAAAATGATGAAGGGAAGCAGAGATTAAATGTACTTGAACTTCAAAGATTAATAAGAAGTTTGCCTAAAGTGGTTATTGCCTTAGTTCCTGGTTTTGCAATTGGAGGAGGGCAGGTACTACATTTAATTTGTGATCTTAGTATCGCCTCTGAAAATGCAATATTTGGTCAAACAGGTCCAAGAGTTGGTAGCTTTGATGCGGGTTTTGGATCTAGTTATTTGGCAAGACTTGTTGGACAAAGAAAAGCAAAAGAAATTTGGTTTTTATGTAGAAAATATAATTCCAAGGAAGCTCTTAAGATGGGCTTGATAAATGCAATTACAAAGATTGAAGAATTAGAAGCTGAGGGTGTAATCTGGGCTAGAGAGATTTTACGAAATAGTCCAACTGCTATTCGTATTCTTAAAGCCTCATTCAATGCGGAGAATGATGGGATTGCAGGTATTCAAGAATTATCTGGATACACAACTCAATTATTCTATTCGACTGAAGAAGCTCAAGAAGGTAGAGATGCCTTTCTTGAAAAGCGTCCACCAGACTTTTCTGACTATAAGTGGACACCCTAG